Proteins encoded in a region of the Dreissena polymorpha isolate Duluth1 chromosome 6, UMN_Dpol_1.0, whole genome shotgun sequence genome:
- the LOC127834827 gene encoding integrin beta-like protein A, producing the protein MNRLVHGFVIFAMLASCSGSHFRGGTITWKSTGHGFEVEFSSKLGWVAGMYCSIATVGSGRNGSEASWKCVKGCLVPVFVNVNQTSFQCTGFNLAQKWERTEGVFKYTFPGAGPFEVEYSSGAWIAEVGGGSWTLKTIVDLRDRSDTGAPNHSPIIPSKPVYFIKYGCTGDIVLPTIDEDNDNVTCRWSVGNECSSICHHNGYAQVATLNEETCTLTISANLKINDSYAVAITIEDRPKTSITIGGSPYAAGTVISSVPLQFILVTPDMPSRN; encoded by the exons ATGAACCGGTTAGTTCATG GTTTTGTTATTTTTGCAATGTTGGCGAGTTGTTCTGGAAGCCATTTTCGAGGTGGAACAATAACTTGGAAATCAACAGGACATGGTTTCGAA GTGGAATTCAGTTCAAAGCTAGGATGGGTGGCTGGAATGTACTGTTCGATAGCGACGGTCGGCTCGGGTCGGAATGGATCGGAAGCTTCATGGAAATGTGTGAAAGGTTGTTTGGTACCGGTGTTTGTCAATGTCAACCAGACAAGTTTTCAGTGCACCGGTTTTAATTTAGCGCAAAAATGGGAACGAACAGAGGGCGTCTTCAAATACACATTTCCTGGAGCTGGACCGTTTGAAGTTGA GTATTCCAGCGGTGCTTGGATAGCCGAAGTTGGTGGCGGGTCCTGGACACTTAAGACTATAGTTGATCTAAGAGACCGTTCGGACACTGGTGCTCCTAACCATAGTCCAATAATACCATCTAAACCTGTTTATTT CATCAAATACGGTTGCACTGGTGATATTGTTCTACCAACTATTGACGAGGATAACGACAACGTCACGTGTAGATGGTCTGTTGGAAACGAATGCTCGTCCATATGCCATCACAACGGATATGCACAAGTTGCAACACTTAATGAG GAGACATGCACTCTTACGATAAGCGCCAACTTAAAGATAAACGACAGTTACGCAGTGGCAATAACCATAGAGGACAGACCAAAGACATCCATTACAATTGGGGGAAGCCCCTATGCTGCTGGAACAGTTATATCATCTGTACCTCTGCAG TTTATTCTAGTAACACCCGATATGCCGTCAAGAAATTGA